In one Grus americana isolate bGruAme1 chromosome 1, bGruAme1.mat, whole genome shotgun sequence genomic region, the following are encoded:
- the ATP6AP2 gene encoding renin receptor, translated as MGRRDGVAWALEVTVLVASACFAGVCGDEFSVLRSPQSVVFRDGSWPIPGERIPDVAALSMGFSVEDDLSWPGLAVGDLFHRPRATVLVTVKGVDKLALPVKGVSYPIENAVPFSLDSVANAIHTLFSEETPVVLQLAPSEERVYMVGKANSVFEDLSVTLRQLRNRLFQDNSILSSLPLNSLSRNNEVDLLFLSELQVLHDIASLLSRHKHLAKDHSPDLYSLELAGLEEVGKRYGEDSQQFKDASQILVDSLQKFADEMFNLYSGNAVVEVVAVKAFNSPLTRKTRSILQSSQSETENPYNLAYPYNYNYSVIFNIILWMMIGLALAVIVISYNLWNMDPGYDSIIYRMTNQKIRMD; from the exons ATGGGGCGTCGTGACGGGGTTGCCTGGGCCCTGGAGGTGACGGTGCTGGTGGCATCGGCTTGTTTCGCCG gtGTATGCGGTGATGAATTTAGCGTCTTACGATCACCTCAGTCAGTTGTTTTTCGAGATGGAAGTTGGCCCATTCCTGGCGAGCGGATCCCAGATGTAGCTGCACTATCCATGGGCTTTTCTGTTGAAGAT GACCTTTCCTGGCCTGGGCTTGCAGTGGGTGATCTGTTTCACAGACCACGAGCTACTGTGTTGGTAACAGTGAAGGGAGTAGACAAGCTGGCATTGCCTGTGAAAGGGGTTTCTTACCCTATTGAGAAT GCTGTTCCTTTCAGTCTTGACAGTGTTGCGAATGCTATTCATACTTTGTTCTCTGAGGAAACTCCTGTGGTCTTGCAGCTGGCCCCCAGTGAGGAA AGAGTGTACATGGTGGGCAAGGCAAACTCTGTATTTGAAGATCTTTCTGTCACACTGCGCCAACTGCGAAACCGCTTATTCCAGGACAACTCCATTCTCAGCTCCCTTCCTCTCAACTCCCTCAGCAGAAACAATGAG GTTGACTTGCTTTTTCTGTCAGAACTACAAGTCCTACATGATATTGCAAGCCTG CTGTCTCGACACAAGCACTTAGCCAAAGATCACTCTCCTGACCTGTATTCTCTGGAACTGGCTGGTTTGGAAGAGGTTGGAAAACGATACGGGGAAGACTCTCAGCAGTTCAAGGATGCTTCTCAAATTCTTGTAGACTCTTTGCAAAAG tttgCAGATGAGATGTTTAATCTGTATAGCGGGAACGCAGTAGTAGAAGTGGTGGCTGTAAAGGCATTTAATTCTCCCCTCACAAGGAAGACTCGTTCCATTCTCCAGTCTTCACAG agcGAAACAGAAAATCCATATAACCTTGCCTATCCATATAACTACAACTACTCTGTAATCTTCAACATTATTCTGTGGATGATGATAGGTCTTGCTTTAGCTGTGATAGTTATCTCCTACAACCTCTGGAACATGGATCCTGGGTATGACAGCATTATTTATAGGATGACAAATCAGAAGATAAGAATGGATTGA